From one Rubrobacter xylanophilus genomic stretch:
- the recA gene encoding recombinase RecA, translating into MDKSKAIDTAVSQIERQFGKGSIMRMGDRASQKVASISTGSLALDLALGVGGVPRGRIVEIFGPESSGKTTLALHIIAEAQRAGGLAAFIDAEHALDPTYAEAIGVDLENLYFSQPDSGEQALEIADTLVRSGALDAVVIDSVAALVPRAEIEGEMGDSHVGLQARLMSQALRKLSGSLSRSGTTAIFINQLREKIGVMFGSPETTPGGRALKFYASVRMDIRRIGALKAGNETVGNQTRVKIVKNKVAPPFKEVTFDIMYGEGISREGSLLDVGIEQGVIQKSGAWFAYGEERIGQGRENARKFLKEHPEVRDRITREVYERLGLAGDRGEELEDRAEPVL; encoded by the coding sequence TTGGACAAGAGCAAGGCGATAGACACCGCCGTATCGCAGATAGAGAGACAGTTTGGTAAGGGCTCGATCATGCGCATGGGCGACCGGGCCTCCCAGAAGGTCGCCTCCATCTCCACCGGCTCCCTGGCGCTCGACCTCGCCCTCGGCGTCGGCGGGGTCCCGCGCGGACGCATCGTGGAGATCTTCGGCCCCGAGTCCAGCGGTAAGACCACCCTCGCCCTGCACATCATCGCCGAGGCCCAGAGGGCCGGCGGGCTTGCCGCCTTCATCGACGCCGAACACGCCCTCGACCCGACCTACGCCGAGGCCATCGGCGTCGACCTCGAAAACCTCTACTTCTCCCAGCCCGACAGCGGCGAGCAGGCGCTGGAGATCGCAGACACCCTAGTCCGCTCCGGCGCCCTCGACGCCGTGGTCATCGACTCGGTGGCCGCGCTGGTGCCTAGAGCTGAGATAGAGGGTGAGATGGGCGACTCTCACGTGGGACTTCAGGCCCGTCTCATGAGCCAGGCGTTGAGGAAGCTCTCGGGTTCGCTCTCGCGGTCGGGGACCACGGCGATCTTCATAAACCAGCTGCGGGAGAAGATCGGGGTGATGTTTGGCTCTCCCGAGACCACGCCGGGGGGGCGGGCGCTGAAGTTCTACGCGAGCGTACGGATGGACATCCGGCGGATCGGGGCTCTTAAGGCCGGCAACGAGACGGTGGGCAACCAGACACGGGTGAAGATCGTGAAGAACAAGGTTGCGCCGCCGTTCAAGGAGGTCACCTTCGACATCATGTACGGGGAGGGGATCTCCAGGGAGGGAAGCCTCCTGGACGTGGGCATAGAGCAGGGGGTCATCCAGAAGAGCGGGGCCTGGTTCGCCTATGGTGAGGAGAGGATCGGTCAGGGGCGGGAGAACGCCCGCAAGTTCCTCAAGGAGCACCCGGAGGTGCGCGACCGGATCACCCGCGAGGTCTACGAGCGGCTGGGGCTCGCCGGGGACCGGGGGGAGGAGCTGGAGGACAGGGCCGAGCCGGTCCTGTAG
- a CDS encoding DNA translocase FtsK — MASGRRKGGGARRKKRRSEGFRSSLRRLGRSREVSGGLLLGLGLFYTAAFLTGRGAFLGEVGRLAATYLLGPVGLSLAPLAAAVGLGLLLRRLPVRRLGGVGLLLFAVSGTLAGYAAGGARLSPEGGGILGGGFYEAVRWLAGDLGAVLALGALYLFGASMLSGVGLQEAAAALRSGLRGVAARLRARRAAAGSGGERRTAAGGRSARRRDAQETPREPEVREEEPSGFEVVLPRLADEERGFPERREFGGEYTPPPFSLLEASGGSPEHDVEGTSRRLTRALQDLGVEAQVVRAVVGPRVTRYELRLGSGVKVSKVKNLQQDIAYALAATEVRILAPIPGKSAVGVEVPNTRPAKVTLGDIFREYPEGNDWALPVGLGKDISGRAVFVNLAEMPHLLVAGTTGSGKSVMLNSLLTSLLLTTDPRQVKMVLIDPKRVELSQFSSIPHLITPVVTDVKKAANALAWAVAEMERRYEVLEGVGVRSLEGYNARTDAPMPYVVVVIDELADLMMTAAAKVEDAVIRIAQKARAVGIHLVVATQRPSVDVITGMIKANIPSRIAFAVSSQVDSRVILDSPGAEALLGMGDMLFKPVSASRPSRIQGAFISEAEVERVVRAAREAARGGEISDGYIEEVTEPKREAEEDEEPEDELLPEAASFVVATRQASVSAVQRRFRVGYSRAGRIIDALERKGIVGPYEGSKSRTVVATEADLAQIFNLDRREGAGDEAEGGW, encoded by the coding sequence ATGGCTTCGGGCAGGCGCAAGGGAGGCGGGGCCCGCAGGAAGAAGAGGAGGAGTGAGGGCTTTCGGAGCTCCCTGAGGCGTCTCGGGCGCTCCCGGGAGGTTTCGGGGGGGCTGCTTCTGGGGCTCGGGCTCTTCTACACCGCGGCTTTCCTCACCGGCCGGGGGGCTTTCCTCGGGGAGGTGGGCCGGCTGGCGGCCACGTATCTGCTCGGCCCGGTGGGGCTTTCTCTGGCCCCGCTGGCCGCGGCTGTGGGGCTGGGGCTGCTCCTGCGCCGGCTTCCCGTCCGGCGGCTCGGGGGGGTGGGGCTGCTGCTGTTTGCCGTCTCCGGGACGCTCGCGGGGTACGCCGCTGGGGGGGCGCGTCTCTCTCCGGAGGGTGGGGGGATCCTCGGCGGGGGGTTCTACGAGGCCGTCCGGTGGCTCGCGGGAGATCTTGGGGCGGTGCTCGCGCTCGGGGCGCTGTATCTCTTCGGGGCGTCCATGCTGAGCGGGGTGGGCCTCCAGGAGGCCGCCGCGGCGCTGCGCTCCGGTCTGCGGGGGGTGGCGGCGAGGCTGCGCGCCCGGCGCGCAGCGGCGGGGAGCGGCGGGGAGCGGCGCACCGCCGCCGGAGGGCGGAGCGCGAGGCGTCGGGATGCACAAGAGACCCCCCGCGAGCCCGAGGTGCGCGAGGAGGAACCCTCCGGCTTCGAGGTGGTGCTGCCCCGGCTCGCCGACGAGGAGCGGGGCTTTCCGGAGCGCAGGGAGTTTGGCGGGGAGTACACCCCGCCGCCCTTCTCGCTGCTCGAGGCCAGCGGCGGGAGCCCCGAGCACGACGTCGAGGGCACCAGCCGGAGGCTCACCCGGGCGCTTCAGGATCTCGGGGTGGAGGCTCAGGTCGTGCGGGCGGTGGTGGGGCCGCGGGTCACCCGCTACGAGCTCCGGCTCGGCTCCGGGGTCAAGGTCAGCAAGGTCAAGAACCTCCAGCAGGACATCGCCTACGCCCTCGCAGCGACCGAGGTTCGGATCCTCGCCCCCATACCGGGCAAGAGCGCCGTGGGGGTCGAGGTGCCGAACACCCGGCCGGCCAAGGTGACCCTGGGGGACATCTTCAGGGAGTATCCGGAGGGCAACGACTGGGCGTTGCCGGTCGGGCTCGGCAAGGACATCTCCGGCCGGGCGGTGTTCGTCAATCTGGCCGAGATGCCGCATCTTCTGGTGGCCGGGACCACGGGCAGTGGCAAGAGCGTGATGCTCAACTCGCTGCTGACCTCGCTGCTGCTCACCACCGATCCCCGGCAGGTCAAGATGGTGCTCATAGACCCCAAGCGGGTCGAGCTCTCGCAGTTCTCCAGCATCCCGCACCTCATCACGCCCGTGGTCACCGACGTCAAGAAGGCGGCGAACGCGCTCGCCTGGGCGGTGGCCGAGATGGAGCGGCGCTACGAGGTGCTCGAGGGGGTGGGGGTGCGCTCGCTGGAGGGGTACAACGCCCGGACCGACGCTCCGATGCCCTACGTGGTCGTCGTCATAGACGAGCTCGCCGACCTCATGATGACCGCGGCGGCCAAGGTGGAGGATGCGGTCATCAGGATCGCCCAGAAGGCCCGGGCGGTCGGCATACACCTGGTGGTCGCCACCCAGCGGCCGAGCGTGGACGTGATCACGGGCATGATCAAGGCCAACATCCCGAGCCGCATCGCCTTTGCGGTCTCCAGCCAGGTGGACTCCCGGGTGATACTGGACTCCCCGGGGGCGGAGGCGCTTTTGGGCATGGGGGACATGCTCTTCAAGCCGGTCTCGGCTTCGCGCCCCTCCCGGATACAGGGCGCCTTCATCTCCGAGGCCGAGGTCGAGCGGGTGGTGCGCGCGGCGCGCGAGGCTGCCCGCGGGGGTGAGATATCCGACGGCTACATAGAGGAGGTGACCGAGCCGAAGCGGGAGGCCGAGGAGGACGAGGAGCCCGAGGACGAGCTCCTTCCCGAGGCGGCGAGCTTCGTGGTCGCCACCCGGCAGGCCTCGGTGAGCGCCGTGCAACGGCGCTTCAGGGTGGGGTACTCGCGGGCCGGGCGCATCATCGACGCGCTCGAGCGCAAGGGCATCGTGGGGCCCTACGAGGGCTCCAAGAGCCGGACCGTGGTGGCCACGGAGGCGGATCTCGCCCAGATCTTCAACCTCGACCGGCGGGAGGGGGCCGGGGATGAAGCGGAGGGGGGTTGGTGA
- a CDS encoding helix-turn-helix domain-containing protein: MGDERPDSFNGEEEDGLRIGEILQEARRERGLSLHEVEQATKIRKRYLEGLEREDYSVLPDAVYVQGFLKTYANYLGLDGERLSQELKRRRSPRRERRMNHAVAGSGFDKPLISPGGLAEAERSRFGPAVALTLAVVLLIAVVIGALYYVGQSSQRAASPPERAAPADGERPAEQNNGEAREGGGPAPEQDRSSDTAGTAARESSPETLEVLVSVEGAPSWLSIQSDGSVVYEGIADPGFSQTFEASQEVTLTTGNAGAVRVEVNGQSVGVLGGDGEVLSRSWTLKDAAG; this comes from the coding sequence ATGGGTGACGAGAGGCCGGACAGCTTCAACGGAGAAGAAGAGGACGGGCTGAGGATCGGTGAGATCCTGCAGGAGGCCCGCAGGGAGCGTGGCCTCTCGTTGCACGAGGTGGAGCAGGCGACCAAGATCCGCAAGCGCTACCTCGAAGGGCTGGAGCGCGAGGACTACAGCGTCCTGCCCGACGCCGTCTACGTGCAGGGGTTCCTGAAGACCTACGCCAACTACCTGGGTCTGGACGGCGAACGTCTCTCTCAGGAGCTGAAGCGGCGCAGGAGCCCGCGGCGGGAGCGCCGGATGAATCACGCCGTCGCGGGTAGCGGCTTCGACAAACCGCTCATCAGCCCCGGCGGGCTCGCCGAGGCGGAGCGGAGCCGCTTCGGTCCGGCCGTCGCCCTGACGCTCGCCGTCGTCCTGCTCATCGCGGTCGTCATCGGCGCTCTCTACTACGTGGGGCAGAGCTCGCAGCGGGCTGCCTCCCCGCCGGAGCGGGCGGCCCCGGCGGACGGTGAGCGCCCCGCCGAGCAGAACAACGGCGAGGCGCGGGAGGGTGGTGGCCCCGCCCCCGAGCAGGACCGGTCGTCCGACACGGCCGGGACGGCCGCTCGGGAGTCCTCTCCCGAGACGCTCGAGGTGCTCGTGAGCGTCGAGGGGGCTCCCTCCTGGCTCAGTATCCAGTCCGACGGCTCGGTGGTCTACGAAGGGATCGCCGACCCCGGTTTCTCCCAGACCTTCGAGGCCTCCCAGGAGGTGACGCTCACCACCGGCAACGCCGGCGCCGTCCGGGTCGAGGTGAACGGCCAGAGCGTGGGCGTCCTGGGCGGCGACGGAGAGGTGCTGAGCCGCAGCTGGACCCTCAAAGACGCCGCCGGCTGA